The following coding sequences are from one Lycium ferocissimum isolate CSIRO_LF1 chromosome 3, AGI_CSIRO_Lferr_CH_V1, whole genome shotgun sequence window:
- the LOC132050158 gene encoding uncharacterized protein LOC132050158: MMRHLSSSVSKRMHSSVIACYRNGSSSSMVSKQPYRSSVLQQIVDKSPRNVIPSDFLKWRSLGSIRTSKFASGFNPLKQKPLDSIIDMERAKNKSAEELADIWDDYHLGRGHIAASMKAKLYKLLEQKASSCRYFVIPLWKGSGYTTMFVQVQAPHILITGLEDYKARGTQAAPYFTITYYTEFAESKDLVLVRGDIVFTSKLTDSEAKWLLDTVQSFYLNDVRYKLVERFNRETREFEFKDVLQTLEMPIL, translated from the exons ATGATGCGCCATTTGTCAAGTAGTGTATCAAAGAGAATGCATTCTTCTGTGATTGCTTGCTATAGAAATGGTTCTTCTTCCTCTATGGTTTCAAAACAACCATACAGAAGCTCAGTCCTGCAACAGATTGTTGACAAGTCACCACGAAATGTTATTCCTagtgatttcttgaaatggcgTTCGCTTGGTTCCATTAGGACATCAAAATTTGCCTCTGGCTTCAACCCGTTGAAGCAAAAGCCCTTGGACTCTATTATTGACATGGAGAGGGCAAAGAACAAATCAGCTGAAGAGCTAGCCGACATTTGGGATGAT TATCACTTGGGAAGAGGTCACATCGCAGCATCAATGAAAGCTAAGTTATATAAGCTCTTGGAGCAAAAAGCTTCAAGTTG CCGGTATTTTGTGATTCCGCTATGGAAGGGAAGTGGTTACACAACAATGTTTGTGCAAG TGCAGGCGCCACACATACTAATCACAGGTCTAGAAGATTACAAGGCAAGAGGAACTCAAGCTGCTCCATACTTCACAATTACTTACTACACTGAATTTGCTGAAAGCAAGGATCTCGTTCTTGTTCGAGGGGACATTGTCTTTACTAGCAAGCTCACTGACTCGGAGGCAAAATGGCTTTTGGACACTGTACAATCCTTTTACTTGAATGATGTCAGGTACAAACTAGTGGAGCGCTTTAACAGAGAAACGAGAGAGTTCGAGTTCAAAGATGTTTTACAAACTTTGGAGATGCCTATATTGTGA